Sequence from the Neomonachus schauinslandi chromosome 9, ASM220157v2, whole genome shotgun sequence genome:
gtaaaatacattttccatatgataaggaaaatttcattttgaaatttaatggAAAATGTTGAGAATAACTGCATAAAATTCTGACTCTCCTAAAACAAATCCTGAAAGAAAGAACATAGTATGTATGAAAAGTGCTcacatacaatgggaaaaaacagCAAGACTTCATTAACAATGGACATGAATAGACCGTTCACATCAAAGTCTGAGCAAGCCTGTGTTAAAAGTTACTCTCATATATTACTTATCCCTTGTAAATTGGTATATTAGTATGACCCGTTTGGAAAGAAATCTGTAAACAACATGTCAGACCATAAAAATATTCACACCCTTTGGTCTTAATTCAATAGGAAATTGAATACTTACTTTGTACCAGTTACCCTGCTAGGTACTGTAGATTCAGTAGCAAACAAAAAAGACCAAGTTTCTGTCTTCATTTATACAAAATACCATTTTTGGGAAGAAGTCACATACGTGAAGATCACATTGTTCATTCCACTCTCTTAGTTTCTCTAACTATACTTTCAGCTCCCTAGTCTCTCTTGCTTGTTTCTCTTCATATCCCCAACCTGTAAAGATTGGAAGGCCACAAGATTCAGTCCCTGGACCTCTTCTCACTCACTTGGTTGGCCCATTCAGTCTTATATCATCTGTATAATGATAATTCCCCAATTTTTTCCTCTACCTAGAACCTCTCTCTTGACCTTTTGACCCATATACTCAGTAACCTATTTGACATCTCCATTTACATACTTAATAGGAATCTCAGACTTCTCCAAAACTGAGCTTGTTTTCATCCCCTCCAAAGATGTTCTTCCCACTGCCTCCTTATCCCAGTTCTAAACTGCATCTAATTGCTTGGGCTAAAAATATGAGTTatcttttacttctctctttttctcataccCCAAATGTGATTCATCAACAAATCTTGTTTACCCtcagaatatatccagaatctattTCTCACCATCTCTTCTGCTATCACCTTGATCCAAGCCACCATAATCTCTTACCTGGTTTATTATAGTGGCATCCTAACTTCCCGTCTTCCCCATAGTCTGTTTTCAATATAGCAGCCAGGTTGTTTTAGAATGTAGgtcagaccaaaaaaaagaacGTAGGTTAGACTTGTCTCACCTGTGCTTGAAGCCCTCCAGTGACTATCtcaaagtaaaagccaaagttcttTTAAAGGGCCCAGAAGGTTCTATGCATTTTAGCCTCTTTTGATATGTCAGACTTCATCACCTAGTATTCACCCCCATCACTTACTCTACTCCAGCTACTCTGCCTCCTGCACACAATAGACACATTCCCACATCAAGACTTCTGCTtttgccattccctctgcttagAATGCTCTTCACCTATTTGGCCACTTTGCAGACTCTCATGCCTCCTTCAGGTTTTTGCCCATTATTACCTGAGTGAGGTCTTCCCTAGTCACCCCATTTAAAATTGCTCCCCTCCTATCTCTTCCTATCCACCTTCCCTACCTAGTATTTCTTCTTCTAATTTATAGCCATAAGACTTTTACTTAATTACCAAATCTGTTCTCTCTCCCCAacctagaatataagctccataaggACATGAATTTTTGCCCGTTGTTGTTCACTAGCTATAGTGCCTAGAACAGCCCCTGACACTGTAGCAGTTAtgcagtaagtatttgttgaaaaaatggatggatggatgtcaAAAAATTGGAAGTGACTTACCTATCTAACATTACAGAAATCATTTAGTAATTTATTCTACATTCATTGGTTTGGAACActgaaactattaaaaatgcTTACAAAAACTGATCATATAGGGAAGTGCTCttgatagaaaataaaactgtgttCACAGTTCATCAAGGGTTATTGAGTGCCCGCTATGAAGAAGTATAACATAGTGGTTAAGTGGTCTCCTGTAGAGTCAGACCTGTATTCAAAAACTCTCACAGCTTTTCCACCATCATTCAGATATTTTCTGCTTCCATGAGTGTGTATTTCTGTAAGGAAGAGAAGACTCATCTAAGTCtgacttaaacaataaaaaagcatTCTGACTCACATAATTGGAAGTCTAGAGGAAGGCTGCTTTAAGACTTGTTGAATCAGTGGCTCAGTGATGTTATCAAAGACCAGGTTTCTTTTGCCTCTTCAATGTTGTGTCCAAATTATCATTTTTACCTAAGGCTGTTTTCCCTCAAGGTCATAAGAGTGGTGGCAGGAACAATAATGGTTGTGTGCTTTTTTGTTCTGTCAggtaagaaggaaagagagaggtaCAGAGACAGACTAGCAGAGTGCTTTTCCAGAAGGGCAAGGAACTTTCTTTTTGGTAGCCGCTAGCAGATCTTTCACATTTCACTGGTCTGAACTAGGTCACATGCCTACAGCTACATCAGTCACTCTGGATGAAGGAATGGATTACACTGATTGACTTGGCCCCATCTTTGGAGCTATGGGATAAGGTCAGCTTTCCCCGGAGCAAAACACGGGGCTGCATGCATGAAGGGGAATAGAtataaatctgatcatgttaAGAAGGTGAGAAGTGAGTCCCATGCCCacctctttttttgctttttaaaaagtatttattactggggtgcctggctggctcagtgagtagagcatgcgactcttgatcttagggtcatgagttcaaaccccgtgttgggcatagagcttactttttaaaaaataaagtgtttttttttttaagtatttattattgaagtatagttgacatacaatgatatattagttttagatgtacaacatagtgatttgacaattctctccattactcagtgttcaccacaagtgtagtcaCTCTGTGTCACCATAtagtattacaatattattgactatattccctatgctgtactttttatttctctgacttattttataactagaagtttgtgcctcttaatccccttcacctatttcgccCATCCCCTTATCCTCCTCcgctctggcagccaccagtttgttgtctgtatttatgagtctgtttctttttgttttgttttgttcttcagaattcacatgtaagtgaaatcatatggtatttttctttgtctgacttataccacttagcctaataccctctaggtccatccatattgttgcaaatgacaagatcgcattcttttttgtggctgagcagtattcctctgtgtgtgtgcacgcgctcACGTGCAAGCGCCatattatcttctttatccattcatctgttggtgaatacttgggttgcttccatctctcaactattgtaaataatgctccagtgaacataggggtgcatatatctttttgaactagtgttttagttttctttgggtaaatagtagtggaattacaagatcatatggtatttctatttttttcttttttgaggagccttcatattgttttctacagtgggtgtgccagtttacattcccaccaatagtgcatgagggttcccttctctccacatcctcaccaacacttgttatttctctgATTGAAGTTGGGGTGCACTGGGCCAAACTGGCCAACTAAACCACATGGGATAGATTCACTATCACCAAGAGTAGTTTGCTCCCAAAGACAGGGCATAAGATGCTGGTCAGGCAAAAGGAATATATCTACAGCAGATAGTGCTCTGCCTGACCTCCCACACCATCCGCCAACACCCCATAGGCATACTTTTTCTACTTTTGACACCCTGAGCCAACAGGACCCATGAAGTGACTGCAGAGTCACAAGATCAGGACAGCAGTTTTTTACATGGAGTAATGAGATTGACATCTTTACTTGGATATCACATAAGGAGTTCACACTCAGTGTGTTTAAAATTAAACTCATCAACTTTCCCAACTAGTTCCTGTGAGCCCAATCTTAATATAATGATCAACAAGACATGGGCACTGCTTTTATAACAAGTCTTGGTCAACAAACAGAATTGGTCCATAActacaggtattttttttatcatatgaaaaaaaaataaatgaaatagttctTATTCTATGTCTTTGCATAGAATTTTCCCCTGaatgctttattattttgtaaattctcTTTAATGTGGTTATATAACATGTCCTTTATCACTGAGAAATTTGCAAAGAGAAAGGGTTATTTGATACAACCCTACCTTTTGGTCTCCTATTTGGAGGTTTTATTACCTTTGTAGAAATGTATCTGATACTCGCTGCTTCAAAAACACAAGGTCTCTGATTATGTATGATCTTTCTCTGGAAGTTACCACAGTTTATACAAatatgtttgttttgtgtgttttagaTTTAAAAAGGTTTTTCAGGGAGCAGAATCTCATTATGAATCTTACttaaattgtatattttcatGTAGCTATAGTATCTCCCAGATGCCAAGCACTACCACTGTGCTAGTGCTTagggatacaaaaatgaatatgCCCTGCCCTCAAAAAGCTTGCAGTTAAGTGCAGAGTATAGGTCAACCAACAGTTGAGTACAGTACAGTTTGACATTTACTATAGCAGAGGTGATCACAGATTGAGATAAAGTCTTGTCTTATGATTGCACTGTGAATTGTGGTGAAACTAATCTTTCTTACCCCCAGAGTCTTTCTTCAGTTCATGTGGCAGTTTACACAAACTAAGTGAAGAGCAGCTGCTGATTCCTCCTCCGCTTCCTCCTCGAAAGAAGTTTGATCATGACGCTTCAAATTCCAAGGTAGCCAACAGGACTCAGGTTTGCCTTAgcttattcaatttattcaaagTTGTGAACCTTCAAAATAATTCTCGTTCTTATAAAAAGTCTGTCAATTACAATTTGGCTACCCTGTATGGTAGTtaaacattttggttgttttatttgaaaaatactttaaataattgCTTAattcttgttaatatttttttctaaaaagaggCTGGGCAGATTCACAGATACTCAgaagtgtgttttctttctggtaGAAAGGGGAAGAACTTTAGTATTCAAAGCATTCTTCAAATTTAAACCAGTAATTCTCAAACTTCAGGCTGCATCTGAATCACCTGGGAGGCTTGTTAAAAGCAGATTgcgagtttctgattcagtaggtctagggtgggacccaggaatttgcattttttaacaagttccctaCTGgtactgatgctgctggtccctggatcacactttgagaaccaccacgGTAAGCCTTACTGGGGAAAGTAGATGACCAGAAGGCAGAAGCTGGACTTCGAGTTCCCTTGACATCATGTCCTTTAACGTCTACAAAGCTATGTATTCCTTTCACTCACTTGCCTATTATAATTAAAACTCATAAATTTTTGAAAGGTGAGGCTTTATATTCTAAGATTTCAATTAAAACatctcatatataaaaatattaaactaggCCCTAAATTAAACTGGGAGTATTTTACTCATGAATCTGATCATTAAATCAGATTAACCTATTTTGAGCTTCTGGATTTAACTGAACACATAagaatttttcagtcttttaaagcTTAACAGATTTTTCAGGAGAATGGaggtataatttaattttttttttttttgagggaaataCGAAATCTGATGATGACCCCCCTGCTATTCCACCAAGACAACCTCCTCCTCCAAAGGTAAAACCCAGAGTTCCTGCTCCTACTGGTGCATTTGATGGGCCTCTGCATAGTCCACCTCCACCACCGCCAAGAGATCCTCTTCCTGATACCCCTCCACCAGTTCCCCTTCGGCCTCCAGAACACTTTATAAACTGTCCATTTAATCTTCAGCCACCTCCACTAGGACATCTTCACAGAGATCCAGACTGGTTCAGAGACGTTAGTACCTGTCCAAATTCGCCAAATACTCCTCCTAGCACACCCTCTCCGAGAGTACCACGTCGATGCTACATGCTCAGTTCTAGTCACAACAACCTTGCTCATCCTCAAGCTCCCCCTGTTCCACCAAGGCAGAATTCAAGCCCTCACCTACCAAAACTGCCACCAAAGACTTACAAACGGGAGCTTTCGCACCCTCCGTCATACAGACTGCCTTTGCTAGAAAATGCGGAAACTCCTCAATGACCTTAGCCATATGTAGTCATTGACACTGGAATGGTATttgtaaagggtttttttttaatttattcaaaaaagGCATAGTATTTTAGTACTTTTTACAAATAATGCTCTTACAAAAATGCTACTGAtcaaataagcttttaaaaattggaaaaataaaaatacagaagtcCTTTATCATTATCCTCAGGTGATCAGTAGCATTGCCTTGTCTTGGATCCTCAGTGCTGCCAAAAGGCCagtataaagaatttatatttgcACTGTAGACTCTGCTAAAGTATGGTTTAAAGTGACATTGATTGCACTGAAAGGGGATAGTGCATTTGTGGAATTTTTCAAATTTGGGTAATAGATGCCTTTTTAAGGCAATGAATTTACACAAATATAGGGCGTGTATggtattactgatttttaaaactctttgacCATCTTCTAgtttttacttctaatttttaCACTTAAGAGAATTGTGAAAAACACCCACTGTTCTTAAACTCTTTAATGCCATGTCTTAAATGCCAGAATTTGCTGctgaagacaaaaatgaaaaatagaacgaAAATAATAGAATGCACTGTGTTCATTATTTTGTCAAAATGTATACAGAGACTACCTAACCCAATCATAGAGGGAAAAAGGGCATGTATCTCATTCAGATGTGCCTTTTGTTTTTGCAGACTATGGTGTCTTTAGCTAATGAGTTGCCTATTGGAAAACAAAGTTAATTAATATGCCATGTATGTACAGTTttgtttatattgtatatttaaagaCAATGCTAATAACCTATATAAATTTAAGTGACTCGAGGCCTATAATACAATCTGCTACTTTACTAATTGAGAAATTCAGAGGAAAATTTCTTATGGCACAGGAACCAACTGCCTTGCCCTCAAAACCTAGTAACTTTATAAATCTcatgttaactaaaattaaaaaaaaattttttttagattggtAACATCTAAACCAGCAAACATACTTAAAgctttattaaactttttattcaGAGAAGTGAGTAAAAGTTTTATTTGCCATTTGGACTCCTGGGTTCAAAGTGATGAAAAAGCGTGTTTTGCTGATAGTGCTGTAGCAGCAGTTGTAAAGTAGCCAAAAGCCACGTTGTTTATTTACTGGTCTGTGGCCTTTTACTGTGCTTTGTATCAGAGTTCTTAACAAGATTAATAAATCACCccagtcttaatttttaaaagacttttaaatacGCGTTTTCATTATAAGGAACAAGGGGAGAGATTGTTGAGTTCTGTGGAAATACATACACCcacattattttcaatattttgtgcAACTTAAATTACATAATCCCAAGGAATTTAAGTGATGTAAATTTTAGAAGGATAACTTTGTCTTAACTGTTAAAACGCAATCAGCAAGCTTCCAGCAACCATTTTTATGCATTCAGATGAAAAATTAGGAGCATGCTAGGAAACTCTTGATAAGGAGGATTATACCCTTCTTGGTACGATCTTGGAAGCTGCCTGGATTTAAGGCCAGTAACTACCGAGTGAATTAGTCTCCAGGTAAAAACACCCCAGGTAAAGAGCAGGTGACAATATTAGCTTGTCTGGAAGAGTAATTTAAGCTGCCTGCTTGTTAAGCCAGGCTTGTAATTTAGAGGAGGCCGACCTACATGCCTGCGAAGCGTGTGGTCCGGTGTTCAAGCACGCGCGGGTAATGCTGCCTTCCCAGTTTTTGTGCTTCTGCGCACGCGCCTTGGCGCCAACTTCGCCACTAGGAGGCGCCGGGCCCTCTTCAGGCCGGCCTTGGGgcggtgtgtgtgggtgtgacgTCACTGCGCGCGCCGCATCTTGTTTCCGGGCAGCGATGGCGGCTACCCTGGAGTCCTCGGTGGAGGACCCACTGCGGAACTTCGTTCGAGTTTTGGAAAAGCGAGATGGCACGGTGTTACGACTGCAGCAGTATGGCTCCGGCGGCGTGGGCTGCGTTGTTTGGGATGCTGCCATTGTCCTTTCTAAGTACTTGGAAACGCCCGGGTTTTCCGGCGATGGGGCCCACGCTCTGAGCCGGCGATCGGTGCTGGAGCTGGGCTCCGGCACTGGGGCCGTGGGGCTCATGGCTGCTACCCTTGGGTAAGAGCTGGCAGGAGGGGGTGCCGCTTTGTTCGGGAAACCCGGATTAGTGGTTTAGCACGTTTGTGCCTACACTTCGATCGACGTTATTTTATAGGGCTGATGTTGTGGTCACAGATCTTGAGGAATTGCAAGACTTGCTGAAGATGAATATTAATATGAACAAGCATCTTGTCACTGGTTCTGTTCAAGCCAAGGTACTGAAATGGTTTGTATGGCCTTTCAGCTTGTTTTAAGATAACGATTTGTAGTTTGCTTTAAATTGCGTTTCACTAAAAGCATAGTTAATACGAAGGGAACTTTCCAGAACTTgtttataaaacagtattttaaattattaaagcaaCAGTTAAAATATCTGCTTGACATTTTTAAGGGGggaagaaatagaag
This genomic interval carries:
- the VCPKMT gene encoding protein-lysine methyltransferase METTL21D; the protein is MAATLESSVEDPLRNFVRVLEKRDGTVLRLQQYGSGGVGCVVWDAAIVLSKYLETPGFSGDGAHALSRRSVLELGSGTGAVGLMAATLGADVVVTDLEELQDLLKMNINMNKHLVTGSVQAKVLKWGEEIEDLTSPPDYILMADCIYYEESLEPLLKTLKDLSGFETCIICCYEQRTMGKNPEIEKKYFELLQLDFDFEKIPLEKHDEEYRSEDIHILYIRKKKSKYPS